In the genome of Neofelis nebulosa isolate mNeoNeb1 chromosome 8, mNeoNeb1.pri, whole genome shotgun sequence, one region contains:
- the LAG3 gene encoding lymphocyte activation gene 3 protein: MWEAQFLVLLLLQLQRVAPVKAPGSETEVSVVWAQEGAPAQLPCSPTIPLQDVSLLRTAGVTWHHLPDSGPPAPAPSLRPAAPSAQGPGPRRYVVLMQAPGGLRSGRPPLQPRVQLEERGLQRGDFSLWLRPARRADAGEYRAAVHLRDRSLACRLRLRVGQASMTASPPGSLRISDWVILNCSFSRPDLPASVHWFRGRVPVQESPHHHLAGSLLFLPQVSPLDSGPWGCLLTYRDGFNVSITYNLTVLGLEPSVPLTVYAGAGSRVELPCHLPPGLGTQSSLTAKWAPPGGGPDLLVAGDNGNFTLPLEAVSQAQAGTYTCHVHLQGQQLSVTVILAVITVTPKSSGLPGNPRKLLCEVTPASGQERFVWSPLDKPSWGSSPGPWLELQQARLVSQPWQCHVYQGERLLGTAVSFAEPSGPGAQHSGRASGPLKTGQLPLFLILGILFLLLLMTGAFGFHFWRRQWRPRRFSALEHEIHPPQTQSKIGELEPEPELEPEPEPEPEPEPEQL; this comes from the exons ATGTGGGAGGCTCAGTTCCTGGTTCTGCTGCTTCTGCAGCTGCAGCGGGTGGCTCCAG TgaaggctccagggtctgagacAGAGGTCTCTGTGGTGTGGGCCCAGGAGGGGGCTCCTGCCCAGCTCCCCTGCAGCCCCACAATCCCCCTCCAGGATGTCAGCCTTCTGAGAACAGCAGGGGTCACTTGGCACCATCTACCAGACAG TGGTCCGCCAGCTCCCGCGCCCAGCCTGCGCCCCGCGGCGCCCTCCGCCCAGGGCCCGGGGCCGCGCCGCTACGTGGTGCTGATGCAGGCTCCCGGCGGCCTGCGCAGCGGGAGGCCGCCCCTGCAGCCCCGCGTGCAGCTGGAAGAGCGCGGCCTCCAGCGCGGGGACTTCTCGCTGTGGCTGCGCCCGGCCCGACGCGCCGACGCCGGCGAGTACCGCGCTGCGGTGCACCTCCGAGACCGCTCCCTCGCCTGCCGCCTCCGTCTGCGCGTGGGCCAGGCCTCCA TGACTGCCAGCCCCCCAGGGTCTCTCCGGATCTCTGACTGGGTCATCTTGAACTGCTCCTTCAGCCGCCCTGACCTGCCAGCCTCTGTGCACTGGTTCCGAGGCAGAGTCCCTGTCCAGGAGTCCCCCCATCACCACTTAGCTGGAAGCCTCCTCTTCCTGCCCCAAGTGAGCCCCTTGGACTCTGGGCCGTGGGGCTGCCTCCTCACCTACAGAGATGGCTTCAATGTCTCCATTACATACAACCTCACTGTTCTGG GTCTGGAGCCCTCAGTGCCTCTGACTGTGTATGctggagcaggttccagggtGGAGCTGCCCTGCCACCTGCCTCCCGGTTTGGGGACCCAGTCTTCTCTCACTGCCAAGTGGGCCCCTCCTGGTGGAGGCCCCGACCTCCTGGTGGCTGGAGACAATGGCAACTTTACCCTTCCACTGGAGGCTGTGAGCCAGGCCCAGGCTGGGACCTACACCTGCCACGTCCATCTGCAGGGGCAGCAGCTCAGTGTCACTGTCATCTTGGCAGTCATCACAG TGACTCCCAAGTCCTCTGGGTTACCTGGCAACCCGAGAAAACTGCTTTGTGAGGTGACTCCAGCATCCGGACAAGAGCGTTTTGTGTGGAGCCCCCTGGATAAGCCGTCTTGGGGAAGTTCCCCAGGACCCTGGCTGGAGTTGCAGCAGGCCAGACTCGTTTCTCAGCCCTGGCAGTGCCACGTGTACCAGGGGGAGAGGCTTCTCGGGACAGCGGTATCCTTCGCTGAGCCGTCTGGCCCAG GTGCCCAACACTCTGGGAGGGCCTCAGGTCCCCTGAAGACAGGCCAGCTCCCTCTGTTTCTCATCCTTGGTATCCTGTTTCTGCTCCTTTTGATGACTGGAGCCTTTGGCTTTCACTTTTGGAGAAGACAG TGGCGTCCAAGAAGATTCTCTGCCTTGGAGCATGAGATTCACCCACCTCAGACCCAGAGCAAGATAGGGGAGCTGGAGCCAGAACCGGAACTGGAGCCGGAGCCTGAGCCGGAGCCCGAGCCGGAGCCCGAGCAGCTCTGA